A region from the Desulfitobacterium dehalogenans ATCC 51507 genome encodes:
- a CDS encoding LolA family protein: MSSDHPKDHPSPEELLDHYIDALNGNSSPEDYDITEEDKELQSLAKRVKAFDSEPSQEFMASLWQKLEPMASDSKSISKSNYRTLRFIPWAGLVASILVFLILFSPWSGSNQTIVMAMEESVKQLQNYHGVLEKVSTNEAGERQVLTRTEIWSDGEKYATKTQNGLFTVNNGEIRWSTNPAAKEISLLPIYLDPHDFDLQKEAAKALRYPHQIIGEDTITGHAATHIEIQPPGGLPYSLWIDQETHLPIQLQTAMQKSLQTTYTYVSLETNTTLTDDIFAYNPPQDYKVIDKNPDKAVASLEEALKVSGMTSAQLSETPQRIFASANRVVFDFGDTIVVQAKATTPFVPNLLAILGKAEGGPLEILPNSLRWQHDGREIFVQGERVEELAKQLSTNLNFTPQVRATPPQNMIPVEVNMEVVKNSQQQVDAGSSPWQLDPTQVAFTFVALKISPEGITGEPPLNTNALQLTDNDGKKAVIQVSDSPVKTVYLERLIRQDETGIWTVTGYVPR, translated from the coding sequence ATGAGTAGCGATCATCCTAAGGACCATCCCTCACCTGAAGAGCTCCTTGATCACTATATTGACGCTTTAAATGGAAATAGCTCTCCTGAGGATTATGATATCACAGAAGAGGATAAGGAGCTCCAATCACTCGCCAAAAGGGTTAAGGCTTTTGATTCAGAACCCAGTCAAGAATTCATGGCAAGCCTCTGGCAAAAGCTTGAGCCCATGGCCAGTGACTCAAAAAGCATTTCAAAATCTAACTACCGTACTCTGAGATTCATCCCTTGGGCAGGCCTTGTAGCAAGCATCCTTGTCTTCCTGATCCTCTTCTCTCCCTGGTCCGGTTCCAATCAAACTATCGTCATGGCTATGGAAGAATCTGTGAAGCAGCTGCAAAATTATCATGGCGTCCTTGAAAAGGTCAGTACCAATGAAGCCGGTGAGCGCCAAGTCCTAACCCGCACGGAGATCTGGTCCGACGGTGAAAAATACGCCACAAAAACTCAGAATGGGCTTTTTACTGTGAACAATGGAGAAATCCGTTGGAGCACAAACCCCGCAGCCAAAGAAATCTCCCTCCTCCCCATTTACCTGGATCCTCACGACTTTGATCTCCAAAAAGAAGCCGCCAAAGCTTTACGCTATCCTCACCAAATCATTGGGGAAGACACCATCACAGGACATGCTGCCACCCATATTGAAATCCAACCTCCCGGCGGTCTTCCTTACTCCCTATGGATTGACCAGGAAACCCATCTACCCATACAGCTTCAAACAGCAATGCAAAAGTCCCTGCAAACCACCTACACCTATGTCAGCCTTGAAACTAACACTACCCTAACAGATGACATCTTTGCCTATAATCCTCCCCAGGATTATAAGGTCATTGACAAGAACCCGGATAAAGCTGTGGCATCCTTAGAGGAAGCCCTCAAAGTCAGCGGAATGACCTCTGCCCAGCTTTCGGAGACTCCCCAACGAATTTTTGCTTCAGCAAACCGTGTGGTTTTTGATTTTGGCGATACCATAGTAGTTCAAGCCAAAGCCACTACACCCTTCGTTCCCAATCTCCTCGCTATCCTGGGGAAAGCAGAGGGCGGGCCTCTCGAAATCTTACCCAATAGCCTGCGCTGGCAGCATGATGGTCGGGAAATCTTTGTTCAAGGAGAACGTGTGGAAGAATTGGCGAAGCAACTCTCCACCAACCTTAACTTTACCCCACAAGTCAGAGCAACGCCCCCACAGAATATGATTCCCGTAGAGGTTAATATGGAAGTGGTAAAAAACAGTCAACAGCAAGTGGATGCCGGGAGTAGTCCTTGGCAGCTCGATCCCACCCAAGTAGCTTTTACCTTCGTCGCTCTGAAGATCTCCCCGGAAGGGATTACCGGCGAGCCGCCCTTAAACACCAATGCTCTCCAGCTGACTGATAATGATGGCAAAAAAGCCGTCATTCAAGTATCCGATAGTCCGGTGAAAACCGTATATCTGGAACGCTTAATACGTCAGGATGAGACAGGTATCTGGACCGTCACAGGCTATGTCCCGCGCTGA
- a CDS encoding RsiV family protein produces the protein MDDKQLSQLKDEYHNTPVPKELEQVVQKAIEDGKKKQQRSRLIMGRKIVATAAAAVMVLIGGINVSPTMASVIADVPGMKTIVQVLTFRDYQFDDGWHQANIEVPVISGLEESGLGQALNQKYLEENKKLYEDFMADVEEMKALGDGHLGVDSGYEIKTDNERLLAIGRYVVNTVGSSSTVFKYDTIDKVDQVLITLPSLFKDDSYVKVISDYIVNEMKAKMKADSNLMYWVVTDENKGEENYFEPYTQINPEQSFYINSDYKLVISFDKYEVGPGFMGIQEFVIPTEVIADLLVSNEYIKP, from the coding sequence ATGGATGATAAGCAGCTATCCCAATTAAAGGATGAGTATCACAATACACCGGTCCCCAAGGAGTTGGAACAGGTCGTTCAGAAAGCGATAGAGGACGGTAAGAAAAAACAGCAAAGGAGTCGATTGATTATGGGTCGTAAGATTGTCGCAACGGCCGCCGCCGCCGTTATGGTTTTGATAGGAGGAATTAACGTAAGTCCCACCATGGCCAGTGTCATAGCCGATGTGCCTGGAATGAAAACTATAGTCCAAGTTCTTACTTTTAGGGATTATCAGTTTGATGATGGGTGGCACCAAGCTAATATCGAAGTCCCCGTCATTAGCGGACTGGAGGAAAGCGGACTGGGCCAGGCTTTAAACCAGAAGTATTTAGAGGAAAACAAAAAACTCTATGAGGACTTTATGGCTGATGTAGAAGAAATGAAAGCTCTGGGCGATGGACATCTGGGGGTTGACAGCGGTTATGAAATCAAGACGGATAATGAGCGTCTATTAGCCATTGGGCGTTATGTGGTCAACACTGTAGGGTCCTCCTCTACCGTTTTTAAGTATGACACCATTGACAAGGTGGATCAGGTCCTGATTACCCTGCCCAGCTTATTTAAAGATGACAGTTATGTTAAAGTGATCAGTGATTATATCGTGAATGAGATGAAAGCGAAGATGAAAGCTGACTCTAATTTAATGTACTGGGTTGTTACGGATGAGAATAAGGGCGAAGAAAACTATTTTGAGCCCTATACCCAGATTAACCCGGAGCAAAGCTTCTATATTAACTCCGATTACAAACTGGTGATTTCTTTCGACAAGTACGAAGTGGGTCCTGGGTTTATGGGAATTCAGGAGTTCGTCATTCCCACTGAGGTCATAGCTGATTTACTGGTCAGCAACGAGTATATTAAACCCTAA
- a CDS encoding IS110 family transposase: MNFTQNEKLKQLSERSIVIGVDIASELHYARAFDWRGVELGKVFKFENSAEGFKDFYAWIEHLKRQAQKDCTVVGAEPTGHYWFGLASYLKEQSIKLVLVNPFHVKRSKELDDNHPSKTDAKDPKTIAKLVIEGRYNESYIPEGIYAELRIAMACRMRIQKEMNSIKNRVQRWLKIYFPEHETVFGKFDATSSMLVLQVAPLPRDVERLGAEGINRIWRDNKLRAVGMKRAKSLYEAAQKSIGCTEGESCSRMEIQLLLQDYHTKTAQYEAVTETIDGLCRQIPEVAKLLEIKGVGLVTVAGFLSEVGDIRRFNSPKQIQKLAGLALRESSSGKHKGQTTISKRGRARLRAILFQAVMPLVAKNAEFAEIHTYYTTRPKNPLKKKQSLIALSCKLIRVFYALLTKGIDYDPKKLIQDIHRPVEYLAA, encoded by the coding sequence ATGAATTTTACACAAAACGAGAAACTAAAGCAACTATCCGAAAGAAGTATTGTGATCGGAGTGGACATCGCCAGCGAGCTTCATTACGCCAGGGCTTTCGACTGGCGAGGAGTCGAGCTAGGCAAGGTATTCAAGTTTGAAAACAGTGCTGAAGGATTCAAGGATTTCTACGCATGGATTGAACATTTAAAAAGGCAAGCACAAAAGGACTGTACAGTGGTAGGCGCAGAGCCAACCGGTCATTACTGGTTTGGCCTGGCATCCTACCTAAAAGAGCAAAGCATTAAGCTGGTCCTCGTCAACCCATTCCATGTAAAGCGTAGTAAGGAGCTTGATGACAACCACCCCAGCAAAACGGATGCAAAGGACCCCAAAACCATCGCTAAGCTGGTCATCGAGGGGAGATACAATGAGTCCTATATCCCGGAGGGGATCTATGCAGAACTGCGAATAGCAATGGCCTGCAGGATGCGCATCCAAAAGGAAATGAACAGTATAAAAAATCGTGTTCAACGGTGGCTGAAAATCTACTTTCCCGAGCATGAAACGGTGTTTGGAAAGTTTGATGCCACGAGTAGCATGCTGGTATTGCAAGTTGCCCCGCTACCTAGGGATGTTGAAAGACTTGGAGCAGAAGGAATCAACCGAATTTGGAGAGACAACAAATTGAGAGCAGTGGGAATGAAAAGGGCTAAGAGCCTGTATGAAGCTGCTCAGAAGAGCATTGGTTGCACCGAAGGAGAGTCTTGTTCCCGAATGGAAATCCAGCTATTACTGCAAGACTATCATACTAAAACAGCACAATATGAGGCAGTCACTGAAACCATCGATGGGTTGTGCCGTCAGATACCCGAAGTAGCCAAGTTGCTTGAAATTAAAGGTGTTGGCCTCGTTACCGTGGCAGGTTTTCTCTCCGAAGTTGGAGATATTAGACGCTTTAATTCTCCAAAGCAAATTCAAAAGCTAGCGGGCCTAGCCTTGCGAGAAAGTAGCTCGGGCAAGCACAAGGGACAGACCACCATCAGTAAGCGAGGTCGAGCGCGGTTGAGGGCGATTCTATTTCAAGCAGTGATGCCGCTCGTCGCCAAAAACGCAGAGTTTGCAGAGATACACACCTACTATACGACAAGGCCCAAGAATCCACTGAAGAAGAAGCAATCGTTAATAGCCTTAAGCTGTAAACTGATTCGGGTGTTCTATGCCCTATTAACAAAGGGTATAGACTATGACCCGAAAAAGCTGATTCAAGATATTCATCGTCCAGTTGAGTATTTAGCAGCGTAA
- a CDS encoding RNA polymerase sigma factor, protein MFDKKELTREIESYLIANQESIYRLAYSYVKHPEDALDVVQESIIKAISSVNTLKDSHSMKSWVYRIVVNTALDFLRKQKRLVVVDSETISTYIDEPAAGCEEGSDLDLASALEKLSPAERGRIILRYYEDLKIEEVALVLKENVNTTKSRLYATLKKLRVQMEEPMEEIKHG, encoded by the coding sequence ATGTTTGATAAGAAAGAGCTAACAAGGGAAATTGAGAGCTATCTAATAGCGAATCAAGAATCTATTTATAGGCTTGCCTACAGTTATGTTAAACATCCGGAGGACGCTTTGGATGTAGTCCAGGAATCAATCATAAAAGCTATTTCCTCAGTGAACACCTTAAAGGATTCTCATAGTATGAAGTCCTGGGTGTATCGCATTGTCGTCAATACAGCTCTCGATTTCCTGCGTAAGCAGAAGCGCTTGGTTGTAGTGGATTCCGAAACCATCAGTACATATATCGATGAACCTGCTGCCGGATGTGAGGAAGGTTCTGATCTGGATTTAGCCTCCGCCCTGGAGAAATTATCTCCAGCTGAGCGCGGCCGCATCATTCTTCGGTATTATGAAGATCTCAAAATTGAGGAAGTAGCTTTAGTGTTAAAGGAAAATGTGAACACCACAAAGTCCCGTCTTTATGCTACCCTCAAAAAACTTCGCGTGCAAATGGAAGAACCTATGGAGGAGATCAAACATGGATGA
- a CDS encoding RNA polymerase sigma factor gives MESKTGPPPSTMESWYRETVTKLYRFIYSQLQSKEETEDITQETYLRCLKQDSGNLPPYAYLKQIARNLMTDRYRHKLVAQNHLEHLPEPEYPSPEEEWLNRSTLHELMNQLPSDYRQILEYRIIQGYSRKETATLMGRSESSIRGLQYRALQTLRSYIHSYQQKGGDL, from the coding sequence GTGGAATCCAAAACCGGCCCCCCGCCCTCCACTATGGAGAGCTGGTATCGAGAAACTGTAACAAAGCTATATCGTTTTATTTACTCCCAACTCCAAAGTAAAGAGGAAACTGAAGACATTACCCAAGAAACCTATCTACGCTGTCTTAAGCAAGATTCAGGCAACCTCCCGCCTTATGCCTATCTCAAGCAAATTGCCCGGAATCTTATGACCGATCGTTATCGTCATAAATTAGTAGCCCAAAACCATCTTGAACATCTCCCGGAGCCCGAGTATCCCTCTCCCGAAGAAGAATGGCTGAACCGTTCCACCCTACATGAACTGATGAATCAGCTTCCCTCTGATTATCGTCAGATTTTGGAGTACCGCATTATTCAGGGCTATTCCCGCAAAGAAACCGCCACACTTATGGGACGCAGTGAAAGCTCCATCCGCGGGCTGCAGTATAGAGCCTTGCAGACCCTACGCTCTTACATCCATAGTTATCAACAGAAAGGAGGAGACTTGTGA